One region of Aurantimonas sp. HBX-1 genomic DNA includes:
- a CDS encoding fumarylacetoacetate hydrolase family protein: MRLVRYGESGSEKPGLIDDENILRDLSEEIDDVAGEALSRATLDKLRAINPKALAKADPSHRIGPCVGRVGHFIAVGLNYADHAKESGMEIPKEPILFNKAPSCIVGPHDDVIVPKGSDRLDWEVEIAIVIGEEALYVSEDQAMDHVAGFCLCNDVSERTFQAQRGGQWMKGKSAPTFGPLGPWLVTPDELGDPQAVDLWLDVNGERMQTGSTKTMIFGVKTLVSYISQFMRLMPGDVITTGTPPGVGMGMKPERYLKPGDVISLGGKGLGEQRQTVRAYAG, from the coding sequence ATGCGACTGGTGCGTTACGGTGAAAGCGGTTCGGAGAAGCCGGGACTGATCGACGACGAGAATATCCTGCGGGACCTGTCGGAGGAAATCGACGACGTGGCCGGCGAGGCGCTGTCTCGGGCTACCCTCGACAAGCTCCGGGCGATCAATCCCAAGGCGCTCGCCAAGGCCGACCCGTCGCATCGCATCGGGCCCTGCGTCGGCCGCGTCGGCCACTTCATCGCCGTCGGCCTGAACTATGCCGATCACGCCAAGGAATCCGGGATGGAGATCCCGAAGGAGCCGATCCTCTTCAACAAGGCACCGTCCTGCATTGTCGGGCCGCATGACGACGTCATCGTGCCGAAGGGCTCGGACCGGCTCGACTGGGAGGTCGAGATCGCTATCGTTATCGGCGAGGAGGCGCTCTACGTCTCCGAGGACCAGGCGATGGACCACGTCGCCGGCTTCTGCCTGTGCAACGATGTCTCCGAGCGCACCTTCCAGGCGCAGCGCGGCGGCCAATGGATGAAGGGCAAGAGCGCCCCGACCTTCGGCCCGCTCGGCCCCTGGCTGGTGACGCCCGACGAGCTCGGCGACCCGCAGGCGGTCGACCTCTGGCTCGACGTCAACGGCGAGCGGATGCAGACCGGCTCGACCAAGACGATGATCTTCGGCGTCAAGACGCTGGTCTCCTACATCTCGCAGTTCATGCGGCTGATGCCGGGCGACGTCATCACCACCGGCACGCCCCCCGGCGTCGGCATGGGCATGAAGCCGGAGCGCTATCTGAAGCCGGGCGACGTCATCTCCCTCGGCGGCAAGGGCCTCGGCGAGCAGCGCCAGACGGTCCGCGCCTACGCCGGCTAG
- a CDS encoding alpha-1,4-glucan--maltose-1-phosphate maltosyltransferase — protein sequence MDDAIQMPRKRAKPRQPAAGSSLLPQPREGEEALLALAANRVVIEGVAPEVDGGRFAVKRAEGEPLVVSADVFSDGHDKIAAAVVYGPADAEESWAEVPLAFIVNDRWSAEIVFDKAGPYRYSIIAWRDLYATWRDEAKKKRDAGQNIQLELIEARELVKAARDSGRGSRDDQKSLQKLEEKLEKLGAQNDLDGQYALMQAPETIALLAAAGHRTNLSHYAGKVPVWVDRPAAAFSAWYELMPRSQSGDVNRHGTFDDVIKRLPDIEEMGFDVLYFPPIHPIGKVNRKGKNNTLTPGPDDPGSPYAIGSAEGGHDAIHPELGTFEDFARLIEAAKGHGLEIALDFAIQCSPDHPWIREHPEWFDWRPDGTIQYAENPPKKYEDIVNVHFYRGALPSIWYQLRDIVLFWLDKGVRIFRVDNPHTKPFPFWEWMIAEVRKVDPGVVFLAEAFTRPKVMKRLAKVGYNQSYSYFTWRNTKFELQEYLTELTQDDCAEYMRPNFFVNTPDINPLYLQVSGRPGFRTRLALAATMAGNYGIYSGFELCEFLPVPGKEEYLNSEKYEIRAFDWKAPGNIRDDIAFFNRLRRSEPAMRDFRNLAFFNFWNDNIVYYAKRTADLSSFLLFAVTLDPHAPQGGHFEVPLWELGLPDDGTVMVEDMVTGQSFVWRGKIQHWWMNPHDRPYAVFKITR from the coding sequence ATGGACGACGCTATCCAGATGCCGCGCAAGCGGGCCAAGCCGCGTCAGCCCGCAGCCGGGTCCAGTCTTCTGCCCCAGCCGCGGGAAGGGGAAGAGGCGCTGCTGGCGCTGGCCGCCAACCGGGTGGTCATCGAGGGAGTCGCGCCGGAGGTCGACGGCGGCCGCTTCGCCGTCAAGCGCGCCGAGGGCGAGCCGCTGGTCGTCTCGGCCGACGTGTTCAGCGACGGCCACGACAAGATCGCCGCGGCGGTGGTTTACGGGCCGGCCGACGCGGAGGAGAGCTGGGCGGAAGTCCCGCTCGCCTTCATCGTCAACGACCGCTGGTCGGCGGAGATCGTCTTCGACAAGGCCGGTCCCTATCGCTACTCGATCATCGCCTGGCGCGACCTCTATGCGACGTGGCGCGACGAGGCGAAGAAGAAGCGCGACGCCGGCCAGAACATCCAGCTGGAACTCATCGAGGCACGCGAACTGGTGAAGGCCGCCCGCGACTCGGGGCGCGGTTCGCGCGACGACCAGAAATCCCTGCAGAAGCTCGAGGAAAAGCTCGAGAAACTCGGCGCCCAGAACGATCTCGACGGCCAGTACGCGCTGATGCAGGCGCCCGAGACGATCGCGCTGCTGGCGGCGGCCGGCCACCGGACCAACCTGTCGCATTACGCCGGCAAGGTCCCGGTGTGGGTCGACCGGCCGGCGGCGGCCTTCTCGGCGTGGTACGAGCTGATGCCGCGCTCGCAGTCCGGCGACGTCAACCGCCACGGCACGTTCGACGACGTCATCAAGCGCCTGCCCGACATCGAGGAAATGGGCTTCGACGTCCTGTATTTCCCGCCGATCCACCCGATCGGCAAGGTCAACCGCAAGGGCAAGAACAACACGCTGACGCCGGGCCCCGACGATCCGGGCAGCCCCTACGCGATAGGCTCGGCCGAAGGCGGGCACGACGCGATCCATCCCGAACTCGGCACGTTCGAGGATTTCGCCCGGCTGATCGAGGCGGCGAAGGGACACGGGCTGGAGATCGCGCTCGACTTCGCCATACAGTGCTCGCCCGACCATCCGTGGATCCGCGAGCACCCGGAATGGTTCGACTGGCGGCCGGACGGCACGATCCAGTATGCCGAGAACCCGCCGAAGAAATACGAGGACATCGTCAACGTCCATTTCTACCGCGGGGCCCTGCCGTCGATCTGGTACCAGCTGCGCGACATCGTGCTGTTCTGGCTGGACAAGGGCGTGCGGATCTTCCGCGTCGACAACCCGCACACCAAGCCGTTCCCGTTCTGGGAATGGATGATCGCCGAAGTGCGCAAGGTCGATCCCGGCGTCGTCTTCCTCGCCGAGGCGTTTACCCGCCCGAAGGTGATGAAGCGGCTCGCCAAGGTCGGCTACAACCAGTCCTATTCCTACTTCACCTGGCGCAACACCAAGTTCGAGCTGCAGGAATATCTGACAGAGCTGACGCAGGACGACTGCGCCGAGTACATGCGCCCGAACTTCTTCGTCAACACGCCGGACATCAACCCGCTGTATCTGCAGGTCAGCGGCCGGCCGGGCTTCCGCACGCGGCTGGCGCTGGCGGCGACGATGGCGGGCAACTACGGCATCTATTCCGGCTTCGAGCTGTGCGAGTTCCTGCCCGTGCCGGGCAAGGAGGAGTATCTCAACTCCGAGAAATACGAGATCCGCGCCTTCGACTGGAAGGCGCCGGGCAACATCCGCGACGACATCGCCTTCTTCAACCGGCTGCGCCGCAGCGAGCCGGCGATGCGCGACTTCCGCAACCTGGCGTTCTTCAATTTCTGGAACGACAACATCGTCTACTATGCCAAGCGCACGGCGGACCTCTCATCGTTCCTGCTGTTCGCCGTGACGCTCGACCCGCATGCGCCACAGGGCGGACACTTCGAAGTGCCACTGTGGGAACTCGGGCTGCCGGACGACGGCACGGTGATGGTCGAGGACATGGTCACCGGCCAGAGCTTCGTCTGGCGCGGCAAGATCCAGCATTGGTGGATGAACCCGCACGACCGGCCCTATGCCGTCTTCAAGATCACACGCTGA
- the treS gene encoding maltose alpha-D-glucosyltransferase: MNEQLPIVVTDATSGPNPDASDWYKDAIIYQLHVKTFADSNGDGIGDFAGLLEKLDYIQELGVTAIWLLPFYPSPLRDDGYDIADYRGVNPSYGSIEDVERLIEETHKRGMRLITELVINHTSDQHPWFQAARNAPKGSPERDFYVWADDDKGYELTRIIFTDTETSNWTWDPVAKQYFWHRFFSHQPDLNFDNPKVLEEVLSVMHYWLDKGVDGLRLDAIPYLVEREGTNNENLSETHDVLKAIRADLDTHYPDRMLLAEANQWPEDTRPYFGEGDECHMAFHFPLMPRMYMALAQEDRHPITDIMRQTPSIPDNCQWAIFLRNHDELTLEMVTEEERDYLWSTYAADTRARINLGIRRRLAPLMGNDRRKIELLNALLMSMPGTPTLYYGDEIGMGDNIYLGDRDGVRTPMQWSADRNGGFSRADPQRLYLPVIQDPIYGFQAVNVEAQSSNPASPLNWARRLIQVRRTKEAFGRGTINFLYPSNRKILAYLREYGDEQILCVANLSGSAQAVELDLSAYAGAVPVEMLGLSVFPAVGVGSYVLTLPAYGFFWFDLSATAAGRDRSEPTPLPAFSTIVAGTDLKATINPRNQRELESVLPEFIAGQRWFAGKSERPRRLSLDVLGPPVPESRRHLFTELRVETSAGEHHYLLPLSAKWGEDYLNPQSPTLPYTIAKIRQGPRIGAVIDGARDPDFAKLMISMIAAGTEVDLGDGRLEVTPTTSRREALARTLLIEADAIQALGGEQSNTSLAVGSEAILKYYRRLRDGIQPELEVTRFLTEQTDFEAAPALLGSVELVRPDGTRAAIAALFEQVQNQGDAWAVVTDALARYLRDNAYVHQDAPEEIPEAGMAGEKLAIQIDAGTVLGTRTGQMHAALATVTGNPDFDPEPIDAAALAQMVAEAREEASASLVLLRGQREASGAVGAEDIDRLIAAEPAILAWFDGFTGLDVTTHRTRIHGDYHLGQVLVAKNDVVILDFEGEPGRELAERRQKSSPLRDVAGMLRSFDYAAFAARDRTGPADEATVERLREMAETWRDEVSATFLSNWSAASGISLDDDATARLLDLFILQKAFYELRYEAAMRPAWLSIPLRGIIALLEKRQVLS, translated from the coding sequence ATGAACGAACAGCTACCCATCGTCGTGACCGACGCGACGTCCGGCCCGAACCCGGATGCGTCCGACTGGTACAAGGACGCGATCATCTACCAGCTGCACGTCAAGACGTTCGCCGATTCCAACGGCGACGGGATCGGCGATTTCGCCGGCCTGCTGGAGAAGCTGGACTACATCCAGGAACTCGGCGTCACGGCGATCTGGCTGCTGCCCTTCTATCCCTCGCCGCTGCGCGACGACGGCTACGACATCGCCGACTATCGCGGCGTCAACCCGTCCTACGGCTCGATCGAGGACGTCGAGCGGCTGATCGAGGAGACCCACAAGCGTGGCATGCGGCTGATCACCGAGCTAGTGATCAACCACACCTCCGACCAGCACCCCTGGTTCCAGGCCGCCCGCAACGCGCCGAAGGGCTCGCCCGAGCGTGACTTCTACGTCTGGGCCGACGACGACAAGGGCTACGAGCTCACCCGGATCATCTTCACCGACACCGAGACGTCCAACTGGACCTGGGACCCGGTGGCCAAGCAGTATTTCTGGCACCGCTTCTTCTCGCACCAGCCGGACCTCAACTTCGACAATCCGAAGGTGCTCGAGGAAGTGCTCTCGGTGATGCACTACTGGCTCGACAAGGGCGTCGACGGGCTGCGGCTCGACGCGATCCCCTATCTGGTCGAGCGCGAGGGTACCAACAACGAGAACCTCTCCGAGACCCACGACGTGCTGAAGGCGATCCGCGCCGACCTCGACACGCACTATCCGGACCGCATGTTGCTCGCCGAGGCCAACCAGTGGCCGGAGGACACGCGGCCGTATTTCGGCGAGGGCGACGAATGCCACATGGCGTTCCACTTCCCGCTGATGCCGCGCATGTACATGGCGCTGGCCCAGGAAGACCGGCACCCGATCACCGACATCATGCGGCAGACGCCGTCGATCCCGGACAACTGCCAGTGGGCGATCTTCCTGCGCAACCATGACGAGCTGACGCTCGAAATGGTGACGGAGGAGGAACGCGACTATCTCTGGTCGACCTACGCCGCCGATACACGCGCCCGGATCAATCTCGGCATCCGCCGGCGCCTGGCGCCGCTGATGGGCAACGACCGCCGCAAGATCGAGCTACTGAACGCCCTGCTGATGTCGATGCCGGGCACGCCGACGCTGTATTACGGCGACGAGATCGGCATGGGCGACAACATCTATCTCGGCGACCGCGACGGCGTGCGCACGCCGATGCAGTGGTCGGCCGACCGCAATGGCGGCTTCTCGCGCGCCGATCCGCAGCGCCTGTACCTGCCGGTGATCCAGGACCCGATCTACGGCTTTCAGGCGGTCAACGTCGAGGCGCAGTCGAGCAATCCCGCCTCGCCGCTGAACTGGGCGCGCCGGTTGATCCAGGTCCGTCGCACCAAGGAGGCCTTCGGCCGCGGCACGATCAACTTCCTCTACCCATCGAACCGCAAGATCCTCGCCTATCTGCGCGAATATGGCGACGAGCAGATCCTGTGCGTCGCCAACCTGTCGGGCTCGGCCCAGGCGGTCGAGCTCGATCTCTCGGCCTATGCCGGGGCAGTGCCGGTGGAGATGCTGGGCCTGTCGGTGTTCCCGGCGGTCGGCGTCGGCTCCTACGTCCTGACGTTGCCGGCCTACGGCTTCTTCTGGTTCGACCTGTCCGCCACGGCGGCAGGGCGCGACCGCAGCGAGCCGACGCCGCTGCCGGCCTTCTCCACCATCGTGGCGGGGACGGACCTCAAGGCCACGATCAATCCGCGCAACCAGCGCGAGCTGGAATCGGTGCTGCCGGAATTCATCGCCGGTCAGCGCTGGTTCGCCGGCAAGTCGGAGCGGCCGCGCCGCCTGTCGCTCGACGTCCTCGGACCGCCGGTGCCGGAATCGCGCCGGCATCTGTTCACCGAGCTGCGGGTCGAGACTAGCGCCGGCGAACACCACTATCTGCTGCCGCTCAGCGCCAAGTGGGGGGAGGACTACCTCAACCCGCAGTCGCCGACGCTGCCCTACACGATCGCCAAGATCCGCCAGGGCCCGCGCATCGGCGCCGTCATCGACGGCGCGCGCGACCCGGACTTCGCCAAGCTGATGATCAGCATGATCGCCGCCGGCACCGAAGTCGATCTCGGCGACGGACGGCTCGAGGTCACGCCCACCACCTCGCGGCGCGAGGCACTGGCGCGGACTCTGCTGATTGAGGCGGACGCGATCCAGGCGCTCGGCGGTGAGCAGTCCAACACCTCGCTTGCCGTCGGCAGCGAGGCGATCCTGAAATATTACCGGCGCCTGCGCGACGGCATCCAGCCGGAGCTGGAGGTGACGCGCTTCCTGACCGAGCAGACCGATTTCGAGGCGGCGCCCGCGCTGCTCGGCTCGGTCGAGCTGGTGCGGCCGGACGGCACGCGGGCGGCGATCGCCGCCCTGTTCGAGCAGGTGCAGAACCAGGGCGACGCCTGGGCGGTGGTGACCGACGCGCTCGCCCGCTATCTGCGCGACAACGCCTATGTCCACCAGGACGCGCCGGAGGAAATCCCGGAGGCCGGCATGGCCGGCGAGAAGCTGGCGATCCAGATCGACGCCGGCACGGTGCTCGGCACCCGGACCGGCCAGATGCATGCGGCGCTCGCCACCGTGACCGGCAACCCGGACTTCGATCCGGAGCCGATCGACGCGGCGGCGCTGGCGCAGATGGTCGCCGAGGCGCGGGAGGAAGCCAGCGCCTCGCTGGTGCTGCTGCGCGGCCAGCGCGAGGCGAGCGGCGCCGTCGGCGCCGAGGACATCGACCGGCTGATTGCCGCCGAGCCGGCGATCCTCGCCTGGTTCGACGGCTTCACGGGCCTCGACGTCACCACCCACCGCACCCGCATCCACGGCGACTACCATCTCGGCCAGGTGCTGGTTGCCAAGAACGACGTGGTGATCCTCGATTTCGAGGGCGAACCGGGCCGCGAACTGGCGGAGCGGCGGCAGAAATCGTCGCCGCTGCGCGACGTCGCCGGCATGCTGCGCTCCTTCGACTACGCCGCCTTCGCCGCCCGCGACCGCACCGGTCCGGCCGACGAGGCGACGGTGGAGCGGCTGCGCGAAATGGCCGAGACCTGGCGCGACGAAGTGTCGGCCACGTTCCTGAGCAACTGGAGCGCCGCATCGGGCATCTCGCTCGACGATGATGCGACGGCCCGCCTGCTCGACCTCTTCATTCTGCAAAAGGCGTTCTACGAGCTCCGCTACGAGGCGGCGATGCGACCTGCATGGCTGTCGATCCCGCTGCGCGGGATCATCGCGCTCCTCGAGAAACGACAGGTACTTTCATGA
- the glgB gene encoding 1,4-alpha-glucan branching protein GlgB: protein MTISNPRTGAGAAPIDHRMVPEAAAAIANGQHGDPFAVLGPHAVDGGVIVRVFRPGADSATVIDASGQALAALEATEQDGLFSGFLPGRSGGEAYRLRYTHGADSWEEEDTYRFGTLLGEQDVYFLAEGNHYRLYERLGAHPKTMDGVEGTAFAVWAPNARRVSVVGNFNSWDGRRHVMRQRHETGMWELFVPHIGRGEVYKYELIGRDGNVLPLKADPVGFRQEMAPSTASIVDGLVQHEWQDAEFQSHGKDWQDREKAITIYEVHLGSWMRGDGDAFLDYDELADQLVPYVKDMGFTHVELLPVSEHPFYGSWGYQPIGLFAPTARHGTPEGFARLVDAFHQAGIGVLLDWVPGHFPTDVHGLGLFDGTPLYEHPDPKRGFHRDWNTLIYDYGRREVENFLVANGLYWLDQFHIDGLRVDAVASMLYLDYSREHGEWEPNIYGGRENLEAIAFLRDTNERVGEYYPKATTHAEESTAFPDVSRPTSAGGLGFHFKWNMGWMHDTLHYMQEDPINRRYHHHHMTFGMVYAYSENFVLPLSHDEVVYGKGSLLGKMPGDQWQKFANLRAYFGFMWGHPGKKLIFMGGEYGQVGEWNHDRSLDWHLLDQPEHKGVQRLVRDLNTMYREIPALHELDCDPAGFEWIDTANVEQSVIAFLRKDKQGRNVLIVSNFTPVPRHDYAIGVPQGGRWVERLNTDADIYGGSNVGNLGGKEASEHSVHGRPFSISLTLPPLATIVLVQQD, encoded by the coding sequence ATGACCATCAGCAATCCCAGGACCGGAGCGGGCGCCGCTCCGATCGACCATCGCATGGTGCCGGAGGCCGCCGCGGCGATCGCCAACGGCCAGCATGGGGACCCGTTCGCCGTGCTCGGCCCGCACGCTGTCGACGGCGGGGTGATCGTCCGCGTCTTCCGGCCGGGCGCCGACAGCGCCACGGTGATCGATGCGTCCGGCCAGGCCCTCGCGGCGCTGGAAGCCACCGAGCAGGACGGCCTGTTCTCCGGCTTCCTGCCGGGCCGGAGCGGCGGCGAGGCCTACCGGCTGCGCTACACGCACGGCGCCGACAGCTGGGAAGAGGAGGACACTTATCGCTTCGGCACGCTGCTCGGCGAACAGGACGTCTATTTCCTTGCCGAGGGCAACCATTACCGGCTCTACGAGCGGCTGGGCGCGCATCCGAAGACCATGGACGGCGTCGAGGGCACCGCCTTCGCCGTCTGGGCCCCGAACGCCAGGCGGGTCTCGGTGGTCGGCAACTTCAACAGCTGGGATGGTCGGCGCCACGTGATGCGCCAGCGCCACGAGACCGGCATGTGGGAGCTGTTCGTCCCGCATATCGGGCGCGGCGAGGTCTACAAATACGAGCTGATCGGACGCGACGGCAACGTTCTGCCGCTGAAGGCCGATCCGGTCGGCTTCCGCCAGGAGATGGCGCCGTCCACCGCCTCGATCGTGGACGGGCTGGTGCAGCACGAGTGGCAGGACGCCGAGTTCCAGAGCCACGGCAAGGACTGGCAGGACCGCGAGAAGGCCATCACCATCTACGAGGTGCATCTCGGCTCCTGGATGCGCGGCGACGGCGATGCCTTCCTCGACTACGACGAGCTGGCGGACCAGCTGGTGCCGTACGTCAAGGACATGGGCTTCACCCATGTCGAGCTGCTGCCGGTGTCGGAGCACCCGTTCTACGGTTCCTGGGGCTACCAGCCGATCGGCCTGTTCGCGCCGACCGCCCGCCACGGCACGCCCGAGGGCTTCGCCCGCCTCGTCGACGCCTTCCACCAGGCCGGCATCGGCGTGCTGCTCGACTGGGTGCCGGGGCATTTCCCGACCGACGTGCATGGCCTCGGCCTGTTCGACGGGACCCCGCTCTACGAGCATCCCGACCCCAAGCGCGGCTTCCACAGGGACTGGAACACGCTGATCTACGACTACGGGCGCCGCGAGGTGGAGAACTTCCTGGTCGCCAACGGTCTCTACTGGCTCGACCAGTTCCATATCGACGGGCTGCGCGTCGATGCGGTGGCGTCGATGCTGTATCTCGACTATTCGCGCGAGCACGGCGAGTGGGAGCCCAACATCTACGGTGGCCGCGAAAACCTCGAGGCGATCGCCTTCCTGCGGGACACCAACGAGCGGGTCGGCGAATACTATCCCAAGGCGACCACCCACGCCGAGGAATCGACCGCCTTCCCGGACGTCTCGCGGCCGACATCGGCGGGCGGGCTCGGCTTCCACTTCAAGTGGAACATGGGCTGGATGCACGACACGCTGCATTACATGCAGGAAGATCCGATCAACCGGCGCTACCACCATCACCACATGACCTTCGGGATGGTCTACGCCTATTCGGAGAACTTCGTCCTGCCGCTGAGCCACGACGAGGTGGTCTACGGAAAGGGCTCGCTGCTCGGCAAGATGCCGGGCGACCAGTGGCAGAAATTCGCCAATCTGCGCGCCTATTTCGGCTTCATGTGGGGCCACCCGGGCAAGAAGCTGATCTTCATGGGCGGCGAGTACGGCCAGGTCGGCGAGTGGAACCACGACCGCTCGCTCGACTGGCACCTGCTCGATCAGCCCGAGCACAAGGGCGTGCAACGTCTCGTCCGCGACCTCAACACGATGTATCGCGAGATCCCGGCGCTGCACGAGCTCGACTGCGACCCGGCCGGCTTCGAGTGGATCGACACCGCCAATGTCGAGCAGAGCGTCATCGCCTTCCTGCGCAAGGACAAGCAGGGGCGCAACGTGCTGATCGTCTCGAACTTCACCCCGGTGCCGCGCCATGACTACGCGATCGGCGTGCCGCAGGGCGGGCGCTGGGTCGAGCGGCTGAACACCGATGCCGACATCTACGGCGGCTCCAATGTCGGCAATCTGGGCGGCAAGGAGGCCTCCGAGCATTCGGTCCACGGCCGGCCGTTCTCGATCTCGCTGACCCTGCCGCCGCTCGCCACCATCGTCCTGGTGCAGCAGGACTGA
- the thiD gene encoding bifunctional hydroxymethylpyrimidine kinase/phosphomethylpyrimidine kinase: MTAIRNVLSIAGSDPSGGAGIQADLKAFSANGVYGMAVVTALTAQNTQGVSGVELVSPDFVTRQIDAIFADIRVDAVKIGMVATAGIAAAIAAAMRRHRPAHVVLDPVMIAKGGDRLLAEEAVVAMRSELLPLATMITPNIPEAAVLLGAAEAADSGQMEEAARALTALGCGAALVKGGHLPAADSPDVLFAAGRATWFEGRRVETRNTHGTGCTLSSAIAAQLALTSDPVESVRRAKAYVAEAIAASGRLGVGSGHGPTHHFHAHW; the protein is encoded by the coding sequence ATGACCGCCATCCGCAACGTCCTGTCGATCGCCGGGTCCGACCCTTCGGGCGGCGCCGGGATCCAGGCCGACCTCAAGGCGTTCTCCGCCAACGGCGTCTACGGCATGGCCGTGGTCACCGCCCTGACGGCGCAGAACACGCAAGGGGTCAGCGGCGTCGAACTGGTCTCGCCGGACTTCGTGACCCGGCAGATCGACGCGATCTTCGCCGATATCCGCGTCGACGCGGTGAAGATCGGCATGGTGGCGACGGCCGGCATCGCGGCGGCGATCGCCGCGGCGATGCGGCGCCACCGGCCGGCCCACGTGGTGCTCGATCCAGTGATGATCGCCAAGGGCGGCGACCGGCTGCTCGCCGAGGAAGCGGTCGTGGCGATGCGGTCGGAGCTGCTGCCGCTGGCGACGATGATCACGCCGAACATTCCGGAGGCCGCCGTCCTGCTCGGCGCGGCGGAAGCCGCAGACAGCGGGCAGATGGAAGAGGCGGCGCGGGCGCTGACGGCGCTCGGCTGCGGCGCGGCCCTGGTCAAGGGCGGGCATCTGCCGGCCGCCGACAGCCCGGACGTGCTGTTCGCCGCAGGCCGTGCCACCTGGTTCGAGGGGCGGCGCGTCGAGACGCGCAACACCCACGGGACCGGCTGCACCCTGTCGTCGGCGATCGCGGCACAGCTGGCGCTGACCTCCGACCCGGTCGAATCCGTCCGGCGCGCGAAGGCCTATGTCGCCGAGGCGATCGCCGCGTCAGGCCGGCTGGGAGTCGGCTCCGGCCACGGGCCGACGCATCATTTTCACGCGCATTGGTGA
- a CDS encoding GGDEF domain-containing protein, whose product MHVDAPTMILLTGGIALIAALSLGNEWRRGREPAIGFWSIGFACIAAGSTLSVSRMAGWYLAGIWLPHGLLVMGHACFLAGVAMHVGVRPRPVWLAALLPWAVCYLLPADLGSAPLLVLVNSLTVSVYALACAWLLLRADDGSANQRMLGGLFAFHGLVYAVRAGLVGVEGAFVNLGRFEGFAVSAGLFHGVFVAVLLALLMTSAVRGRRESDLAILAHIDPLTGVYNRRAFLGMSSKALAAPAPRHAAPVAVMLFDLDHFKRLNDTHGHAFGDRVLQEFVATARACLPREAVFARLGGEEFAVFLPRTSAGDASSLGWAIVEAFAGGPGNSAGATVSVGVAAATVAQPVDALVEAADAALYEAKRRGRNRVELVLFEAPPELGRSALPGHPVPAHQCA is encoded by the coding sequence ATGCACGTCGACGCTCCCACCATGATCCTGCTGACCGGTGGGATCGCCCTGATCGCCGCGCTTTCCCTCGGCAATGAATGGCGCCGGGGCCGCGAGCCGGCGATCGGCTTCTGGAGCATCGGGTTTGCCTGCATCGCCGCCGGCTCGACCCTGTCGGTCTCCCGGATGGCCGGCTGGTATCTCGCCGGGATCTGGCTGCCGCACGGCCTGCTGGTCATGGGCCACGCCTGCTTCCTCGCCGGGGTCGCCATGCATGTCGGGGTACGGCCGCGGCCGGTGTGGCTCGCCGCGCTCCTGCCCTGGGCGGTCTGCTACCTGCTGCCGGCCGATCTCGGCAGCGCGCCGCTGCTGGTCCTCGTCAATTCCCTCACCGTCAGCGTCTATGCGCTCGCCTGTGCCTGGCTGCTGCTGCGGGCCGACGACGGGTCGGCGAACCAGCGCATGCTCGGCGGGCTCTTCGCCTTCCATGGCCTCGTCTACGCGGTGCGCGCCGGCCTGGTCGGCGTCGAGGGCGCCTTCGTCAATCTCGGCCGGTTCGAGGGGTTCGCCGTCTCGGCCGGCCTGTTCCACGGCGTCTTCGTCGCCGTGCTGCTGGCGCTGCTGATGACGTCGGCGGTGCGCGGACGGCGCGAGTCCGACCTCGCGATCCTCGCCCACATCGATCCGCTCACCGGCGTCTACAACCGGCGCGCCTTTCTCGGCATGAGCAGCAAGGCCCTCGCGGCGCCGGCCCCGCGCCACGCGGCGCCAGTCGCCGTCATGCTGTTCGACCTCGACCACTTCAAGCGCCTCAACGACACCCACGGCCACGCCTTCGGCGACCGCGTGCTGCAGGAATTCGTCGCCACCGCCCGCGCCTGCCTGCCGCGCGAGGCGGTGTTTGCCCGGCTGGGCGGCGAGGAATTCGCCGTGTTCCTGCCGCGGACGAGCGCCGGCGACGCGTCGAGTCTCGGCTGGGCGATCGTCGAAGCCTTCGCCGGGGGACCCGGCAACAGCGCCGGGGCGACGGTCAGCGTCGGCGTGGCCGCGGCGACCGTCGCGCAGCCGGTCGACGCGCTCGTCGAAGCCGCCGACGCGGCGCTCTACGAGGCCAAGCGCCGGGGACGCAACCGCGTCGAGCTGGTGCTCTTCGAAGCCCCGCCGGAACTGGGCCGTTCCGCCCTGCCCGGCCATCCGGTGCCGGCTCACCAATGCGCGTGA